The following are encoded in a window of Ricinus communis isolate WT05 ecotype wild-type chromosome 4, ASM1957865v1, whole genome shotgun sequence genomic DNA:
- the LOC8278920 gene encoding 2-oxoglutarate and iron-dependent oxygenase JMJD4 isoform X4 — protein MGIEIGGRIEKVNGKELSYDEFVERYLSKNQPVVLTGLMDNWRACKDWVTDDGYPNLQFFSTHFGKSRVQVADCGTREFTDQKRVEMTVSEFIDHWIEYNASNHESNSKSLLYLKDWHFVKEYPEYVAYRTPLPFCDDWLNPYLDHYRMHRNPDTYQENNEICSSDYRFVYMGAKGLRIDVMDSFECLLRCGSWTPLHADVFRSYSWSANICGKKKWIFLSPSQCHLVFDRNMKNTVYNIFEDVSETQFPGFKKAIWLECIQNQNEIIFVPSRWYHQVHNLWDLLWEDYKEAKEYIEDIRDICDDFEGVCQRNLAANTGMNFIDFFIFLAPFFLANVVQHYCRDRDSETSHRTSKVTRHLAFNLASIQKIALKMRSTEGETGTGGYFLDLKEIVEDPKFLKLYMDMGRIYGMIHEQQSRTNRDIEKAMEDDILDYSFSICTLEDFVKFVDYTVRKLGNI, from the exons ATGGGTATAGAGATTGGAGGGAGAATAGAGAAAGTAAATGGTAAAGAATTGAGCTATGATGAGTTCGTGGAGAGATATTTATCGAAGAACCAACCAGTAGTACTAACAGGTCTCATGGACAATTGGAGAGCTTGTAAAGATTGGGTCACTGATGATGGCTACCCAAATCTTCAATTTTTCTCTACCCATTTTGGCAAATCTAGAGTCCAA GTTGCGGATTGTGGGACTAGAGAATTTACTGATCAGAAGAGAGTAGAAATGACAGTTTCGGAGTTTATTGATCATTGGATTGAGTATAATGCATCAAATCATGAGAGTAATAGCAAGTCCTTGTTGTATTTGAAGGACTGGCATTTTGTAAAG GAATACCCAGAATATGTAGCATACAGAACCCCATTACCTTTTTGCGATGATTGGCTCAACCCGTACCTTGACCATTATCGGATGCATAGAAATCCAGATACATATCAAGAGAACAATGAAATATGTAGCTCTGACTATCGTTTTGTTTACATGGGAGCAAAAGGTTTGAGGATAGACGTGATGGACTCTTTTGAATGTCTTCTTAGATGTG GATCCTGGACTCCTCTTCATGCAGATGTTTTCAGGTCATACAGTTGGTCAGCAAATATTTGTGGGAAGAAGAAATGGATTTTTCTGTCTCCTTCTCAATGTCATCTTGTATTTGACAG GAACATGAAGAACACGGTTTATAACATTTTTGAGGATGTTAGTGAAACTCAATTTCCAGGTTTTAAGAAG GCTATCTGGCTCGAGTGCATTCAGaatcaaaatgaaattatCTTTGTACCTAGCAGATGGTATCATCAAGTACATAACCTG TGGGATCTGCTTTGGGAAGATTACAAGGAGGCAAAGGAGTACATAGAAGACATCAGGGATATCTGCGATGATTTTGAAGGTGTCTGTCAGCGCAACCTTGCAGCTAACACAG GCATGAACTTCATtgatttcttcattttccttgCACCCTTCTTCTTGGCCAATGTGGTCCAACACTACTGTCGAGACAGAGACAGTGAAACCTCACACAGGACATCTAAAGTAACTCGACATTTAGCTTTTAATTTAGCATCCATACAGAAAATTGCACTCAAGATGAGATCCACTGAAGGTGAGACTGGAACCGGAGGTTACTTCTTGGATTTGAAGGAAATTGTAGAGGACCCCAAGTTTCTTAAACTGTACATGGACATGGGAAGGATTTACGGTATGATACATGAGCAACAGAGTAGGACTAATAGAGATATAGAGAAGGCTATGGAAGATGATATTTTGGACTATAGCTTTTCCATTTGTACACTTGAAGATTTTGTTAAATTTGTAGACTATACTGTAAGAAAACTTGGTAacatttga
- the LOC8278920 gene encoding 2-oxoglutarate and iron-dependent oxygenase JMJD4 isoform X3, with protein MGIEIGGRIEKVNGKELSYDEFVERYLSKNQPVVLTGLMDNWRACKDWVTDDGYPNLQFFSTHFGKSRVQVADCGTREFTDQKRVEMTVSEFIDHWIEYNASNHESNSKSLLYLKDWHFVKEYPEYVAYRTPLPFCDDWLNPYLDHYRMHRNPDTYQENNEICSSDYRFVYMGAKGSWTPLHADVFRSYSWSANICGKKKWIFLSPSQCHLVFDRNMKNTVYNIFEDVSETQFPGFKKAIWLECIQNQNEIIFVPSRWYHQVHNLEDTISINHNWFNAYNLSWVWDLLWEDYKEAKEYIEDIRDICDDFEGVCQRNLAANTGMNFIDFFIFLAPFFLANVVQHYCRDRDSETSHRTSKVTRHLAFNLASIQKIALKMRSTEGETGTGGYFLDLKEIVEDPKFLKLYMDMGRIYGMIHEQQSRTNRDIEKAMEDDILDYSFSICTLEDFVKFVDYTVRKLGNI; from the exons ATGGGTATAGAGATTGGAGGGAGAATAGAGAAAGTAAATGGTAAAGAATTGAGCTATGATGAGTTCGTGGAGAGATATTTATCGAAGAACCAACCAGTAGTACTAACAGGTCTCATGGACAATTGGAGAGCTTGTAAAGATTGGGTCACTGATGATGGCTACCCAAATCTTCAATTTTTCTCTACCCATTTTGGCAAATCTAGAGTCCAA GTTGCGGATTGTGGGACTAGAGAATTTACTGATCAGAAGAGAGTAGAAATGACAGTTTCGGAGTTTATTGATCATTGGATTGAGTATAATGCATCAAATCATGAGAGTAATAGCAAGTCCTTGTTGTATTTGAAGGACTGGCATTTTGTAAAG GAATACCCAGAATATGTAGCATACAGAACCCCATTACCTTTTTGCGATGATTGGCTCAACCCGTACCTTGACCATTATCGGATGCATAGAAATCCAGATACATATCAAGAGAACAATGAAATATGTAGCTCTGACTATCGTTTTGTTTACATGGGAGCAAAAG GATCCTGGACTCCTCTTCATGCAGATGTTTTCAGGTCATACAGTTGGTCAGCAAATATTTGTGGGAAGAAGAAATGGATTTTTCTGTCTCCTTCTCAATGTCATCTTGTATTTGACAG GAACATGAAGAACACGGTTTATAACATTTTTGAGGATGTTAGTGAAACTCAATTTCCAGGTTTTAAGAAG GCTATCTGGCTCGAGTGCATTCAGaatcaaaatgaaattatCTTTGTACCTAGCAGATGGTATCATCAAGTACATAACCTG GAAGATACAATATCAATAAACCACAATTGGTTCAATGCATATAACCTTTCTTGGGTA TGGGATCTGCTTTGGGAAGATTACAAGGAGGCAAAGGAGTACATAGAAGACATCAGGGATATCTGCGATGATTTTGAAGGTGTCTGTCAGCGCAACCTTGCAGCTAACACAG GCATGAACTTCATtgatttcttcattttccttgCACCCTTCTTCTTGGCCAATGTGGTCCAACACTACTGTCGAGACAGAGACAGTGAAACCTCACACAGGACATCTAAAGTAACTCGACATTTAGCTTTTAATTTAGCATCCATACAGAAAATTGCACTCAAGATGAGATCCACTGAAGGTGAGACTGGAACCGGAGGTTACTTCTTGGATTTGAAGGAAATTGTAGAGGACCCCAAGTTTCTTAAACTGTACATGGACATGGGAAGGATTTACGGTATGATACATGAGCAACAGAGTAGGACTAATAGAGATATAGAGAAGGCTATGGAAGATGATATTTTGGACTATAGCTTTTCCATTTGTACACTTGAAGATTTTGTTAAATTTGTAGACTATACTGTAAGAAAACTTGGTAacatttga
- the LOC8278920 gene encoding 2-oxoglutarate and iron-dependent oxygenase JMJD4 isoform X2, whose translation MGIEIGGRIEKVNGKELSYDEFVERYLSKNQPVVLTGLMDNWRACKDWVTDDGYPNLQFFSTHFGKSRVQVADCGTREFTDQKRVEMTVSEFIDHWIEYNASNHESNSKSLLYLKDWHFVKEYPEYVAYRTPLPFCDDWLNPYLDHYRMHRNPDTYQENNEICSSDYRFVYMGAKGLRIDVMDSFECLLRCGSWTPLHADVFRSYSWSANICGKKKWIFLSPSQCHLVFDRNMKNTVYNIFEDVSETQFPGFKKAIWLECIQNQNEIIFVPSRWYHQVHNLEDTISINHNWFNAYNLSWWDLLWEDYKEAKEYIEDIRDICDDFEGVCQRNLAANTGMNFIDFFIFLAPFFLANVVQHYCRDRDSETSHRTSKVTRHLAFNLASIQKIALKMRSTEGETGTGGYFLDLKEIVEDPKFLKLYMDMGRIYGMIHEQQSRTNRDIEKAMEDDILDYSFSICTLEDFVKFVDYTVRKLGNI comes from the exons ATGGGTATAGAGATTGGAGGGAGAATAGAGAAAGTAAATGGTAAAGAATTGAGCTATGATGAGTTCGTGGAGAGATATTTATCGAAGAACCAACCAGTAGTACTAACAGGTCTCATGGACAATTGGAGAGCTTGTAAAGATTGGGTCACTGATGATGGCTACCCAAATCTTCAATTTTTCTCTACCCATTTTGGCAAATCTAGAGTCCAA GTTGCGGATTGTGGGACTAGAGAATTTACTGATCAGAAGAGAGTAGAAATGACAGTTTCGGAGTTTATTGATCATTGGATTGAGTATAATGCATCAAATCATGAGAGTAATAGCAAGTCCTTGTTGTATTTGAAGGACTGGCATTTTGTAAAG GAATACCCAGAATATGTAGCATACAGAACCCCATTACCTTTTTGCGATGATTGGCTCAACCCGTACCTTGACCATTATCGGATGCATAGAAATCCAGATACATATCAAGAGAACAATGAAATATGTAGCTCTGACTATCGTTTTGTTTACATGGGAGCAAAAGGTTTGAGGATAGACGTGATGGACTCTTTTGAATGTCTTCTTAGATGTG GATCCTGGACTCCTCTTCATGCAGATGTTTTCAGGTCATACAGTTGGTCAGCAAATATTTGTGGGAAGAAGAAATGGATTTTTCTGTCTCCTTCTCAATGTCATCTTGTATTTGACAG GAACATGAAGAACACGGTTTATAACATTTTTGAGGATGTTAGTGAAACTCAATTTCCAGGTTTTAAGAAG GCTATCTGGCTCGAGTGCATTCAGaatcaaaatgaaattatCTTTGTACCTAGCAGATGGTATCATCAAGTACATAACCTG GAAGATACAATATCAATAAACCACAATTGGTTCAATGCATATAACCTTTCTTGG TGGGATCTGCTTTGGGAAGATTACAAGGAGGCAAAGGAGTACATAGAAGACATCAGGGATATCTGCGATGATTTTGAAGGTGTCTGTCAGCGCAACCTTGCAGCTAACACAG GCATGAACTTCATtgatttcttcattttccttgCACCCTTCTTCTTGGCCAATGTGGTCCAACACTACTGTCGAGACAGAGACAGTGAAACCTCACACAGGACATCTAAAGTAACTCGACATTTAGCTTTTAATTTAGCATCCATACAGAAAATTGCACTCAAGATGAGATCCACTGAAGGTGAGACTGGAACCGGAGGTTACTTCTTGGATTTGAAGGAAATTGTAGAGGACCCCAAGTTTCTTAAACTGTACATGGACATGGGAAGGATTTACGGTATGATACATGAGCAACAGAGTAGGACTAATAGAGATATAGAGAAGGCTATGGAAGATGATATTTTGGACTATAGCTTTTCCATTTGTACACTTGAAGATTTTGTTAAATTTGTAGACTATACTGTAAGAAAACTTGGTAacatttga
- the LOC8278920 gene encoding 2-oxoglutarate and iron-dependent oxygenase JMJD4 isoform X1: MGIEIGGRIEKVNGKELSYDEFVERYLSKNQPVVLTGLMDNWRACKDWVTDDGYPNLQFFSTHFGKSRVQVADCGTREFTDQKRVEMTVSEFIDHWIEYNASNHESNSKSLLYLKDWHFVKEYPEYVAYRTPLPFCDDWLNPYLDHYRMHRNPDTYQENNEICSSDYRFVYMGAKGLRIDVMDSFECLLRCGSWTPLHADVFRSYSWSANICGKKKWIFLSPSQCHLVFDRNMKNTVYNIFEDVSETQFPGFKKAIWLECIQNQNEIIFVPSRWYHQVHNLEDTISINHNWFNAYNLSWVWDLLWEDYKEAKEYIEDIRDICDDFEGVCQRNLAANTGMNFIDFFIFLAPFFLANVVQHYCRDRDSETSHRTSKVTRHLAFNLASIQKIALKMRSTEGETGTGGYFLDLKEIVEDPKFLKLYMDMGRIYGMIHEQQSRTNRDIEKAMEDDILDYSFSICTLEDFVKFVDYTVRKLGNI; the protein is encoded by the exons ATGGGTATAGAGATTGGAGGGAGAATAGAGAAAGTAAATGGTAAAGAATTGAGCTATGATGAGTTCGTGGAGAGATATTTATCGAAGAACCAACCAGTAGTACTAACAGGTCTCATGGACAATTGGAGAGCTTGTAAAGATTGGGTCACTGATGATGGCTACCCAAATCTTCAATTTTTCTCTACCCATTTTGGCAAATCTAGAGTCCAA GTTGCGGATTGTGGGACTAGAGAATTTACTGATCAGAAGAGAGTAGAAATGACAGTTTCGGAGTTTATTGATCATTGGATTGAGTATAATGCATCAAATCATGAGAGTAATAGCAAGTCCTTGTTGTATTTGAAGGACTGGCATTTTGTAAAG GAATACCCAGAATATGTAGCATACAGAACCCCATTACCTTTTTGCGATGATTGGCTCAACCCGTACCTTGACCATTATCGGATGCATAGAAATCCAGATACATATCAAGAGAACAATGAAATATGTAGCTCTGACTATCGTTTTGTTTACATGGGAGCAAAAGGTTTGAGGATAGACGTGATGGACTCTTTTGAATGTCTTCTTAGATGTG GATCCTGGACTCCTCTTCATGCAGATGTTTTCAGGTCATACAGTTGGTCAGCAAATATTTGTGGGAAGAAGAAATGGATTTTTCTGTCTCCTTCTCAATGTCATCTTGTATTTGACAG GAACATGAAGAACACGGTTTATAACATTTTTGAGGATGTTAGTGAAACTCAATTTCCAGGTTTTAAGAAG GCTATCTGGCTCGAGTGCATTCAGaatcaaaatgaaattatCTTTGTACCTAGCAGATGGTATCATCAAGTACATAACCTG GAAGATACAATATCAATAAACCACAATTGGTTCAATGCATATAACCTTTCTTGGGTA TGGGATCTGCTTTGGGAAGATTACAAGGAGGCAAAGGAGTACATAGAAGACATCAGGGATATCTGCGATGATTTTGAAGGTGTCTGTCAGCGCAACCTTGCAGCTAACACAG GCATGAACTTCATtgatttcttcattttccttgCACCCTTCTTCTTGGCCAATGTGGTCCAACACTACTGTCGAGACAGAGACAGTGAAACCTCACACAGGACATCTAAAGTAACTCGACATTTAGCTTTTAATTTAGCATCCATACAGAAAATTGCACTCAAGATGAGATCCACTGAAGGTGAGACTGGAACCGGAGGTTACTTCTTGGATTTGAAGGAAATTGTAGAGGACCCCAAGTTTCTTAAACTGTACATGGACATGGGAAGGATTTACGGTATGATACATGAGCAACAGAGTAGGACTAATAGAGATATAGAGAAGGCTATGGAAGATGATATTTTGGACTATAGCTTTTCCATTTGTACACTTGAAGATTTTGTTAAATTTGTAGACTATACTGTAAGAAAACTTGGTAacatttga
- the LOC8278920 gene encoding 2-oxoglutarate and iron-dependent oxygenase JMJD4 isoform X5, with the protein MGIEIGGRIEKVNGKELSYDEFVERYLSKNQPVVLTGLMDNWRACKDWVTDDGYPNLQFFSTHFGKSRVQVADCGTREFTDQKRVEMTVSEFIDHWIEYNASNHESNSKSLLYLKDWHFVKEYPEYVAYRTPLPFCDDWLNPYLDHYRMHRNPDTYQENNEICSSDYRFVYMGAKGLRIDVMDSFECLLRCGSWTPLHADVFRSYSWSANICGKKKWIFLSPSQCHLVFDRNMKNTVYNIFEDVSETQFPGFKKAIWLECIQNQNEIIFVPSRWYHQVHNLEDTISINHNWFNAYNLSWVWDLLWEDYKEAKEYIEDIRDICDDFEGVCQRNLAANTVRKNFARSSEAEICYDDYLLSLLRLRLHKEISFSGYDACIFCNPVINAALLIVPFVLDYVRLSQLSKSSTSVI; encoded by the exons ATGGGTATAGAGATTGGAGGGAGAATAGAGAAAGTAAATGGTAAAGAATTGAGCTATGATGAGTTCGTGGAGAGATATTTATCGAAGAACCAACCAGTAGTACTAACAGGTCTCATGGACAATTGGAGAGCTTGTAAAGATTGGGTCACTGATGATGGCTACCCAAATCTTCAATTTTTCTCTACCCATTTTGGCAAATCTAGAGTCCAA GTTGCGGATTGTGGGACTAGAGAATTTACTGATCAGAAGAGAGTAGAAATGACAGTTTCGGAGTTTATTGATCATTGGATTGAGTATAATGCATCAAATCATGAGAGTAATAGCAAGTCCTTGTTGTATTTGAAGGACTGGCATTTTGTAAAG GAATACCCAGAATATGTAGCATACAGAACCCCATTACCTTTTTGCGATGATTGGCTCAACCCGTACCTTGACCATTATCGGATGCATAGAAATCCAGATACATATCAAGAGAACAATGAAATATGTAGCTCTGACTATCGTTTTGTTTACATGGGAGCAAAAGGTTTGAGGATAGACGTGATGGACTCTTTTGAATGTCTTCTTAGATGTG GATCCTGGACTCCTCTTCATGCAGATGTTTTCAGGTCATACAGTTGGTCAGCAAATATTTGTGGGAAGAAGAAATGGATTTTTCTGTCTCCTTCTCAATGTCATCTTGTATTTGACAG GAACATGAAGAACACGGTTTATAACATTTTTGAGGATGTTAGTGAAACTCAATTTCCAGGTTTTAAGAAG GCTATCTGGCTCGAGTGCATTCAGaatcaaaatgaaattatCTTTGTACCTAGCAGATGGTATCATCAAGTACATAACCTG GAAGATACAATATCAATAAACCACAATTGGTTCAATGCATATAACCTTTCTTGGGTA TGGGATCTGCTTTGGGAAGATTACAAGGAGGCAAAGGAGTACATAGAAGACATCAGGGATATCTGCGATGATTTTGAAGGTGTCTGTCAGCGCAACCTTGCAGCTAACACAG TCAGAAAGAATTTTGCTAGATCTTCTGAAGCTGAAATTTGCTATGATGACTACCTTTTATCTTTGCTAAGGCTACGGTTGCATAAAGAAATCTCATTTT CTGGATATGATGCCTGCATTTTTTGCAATCCAGTGATTAATGCAGCACTACTCATAGTTCCCTTTGTGCTCGATTACGTAAGGCTATCTCAACTTAGTAAATCCTCTACTTCTGTTATTTAA
- the LOC8278920 gene encoding 2-oxoglutarate and iron-dependent oxygenase JMJD4 isoform X6 — translation MGIEIGGRIEKVNGKELSYDEFVERYLSKNQPVVLTGLMDNWRACKDWVTDDGYPNLQFFSTHFGKSRVQVADCGTREFTDQKRVEMTVSEFIDHWIEYNASNHESNSKSLLYLKDWHFVKEYPEYVAYRTPLPFCDDWLNPYLDHYRMHRNPDTYQENNEICSSDYRFVYMGAKGLRIDVMDSFECLLRCGSWTPLHADVFRSYSWSANICGKKKWIFLSPSQCHLVFDRNMKNTVYNIFEDVSETQFPGFKKAIWLECIQNQNEIIFVPSRWYHQVHNLEDTISINHNWFNAYNLSWVWDLLWEDYKEAKEYIEDIRDICDDFEGVCQRNLAANTVRKNFARSSEAEICYDDYLLSLLRLRLHKEISFLINAALLIVPFVLDYVRLSQLSKSSTSVI, via the exons ATGGGTATAGAGATTGGAGGGAGAATAGAGAAAGTAAATGGTAAAGAATTGAGCTATGATGAGTTCGTGGAGAGATATTTATCGAAGAACCAACCAGTAGTACTAACAGGTCTCATGGACAATTGGAGAGCTTGTAAAGATTGGGTCACTGATGATGGCTACCCAAATCTTCAATTTTTCTCTACCCATTTTGGCAAATCTAGAGTCCAA GTTGCGGATTGTGGGACTAGAGAATTTACTGATCAGAAGAGAGTAGAAATGACAGTTTCGGAGTTTATTGATCATTGGATTGAGTATAATGCATCAAATCATGAGAGTAATAGCAAGTCCTTGTTGTATTTGAAGGACTGGCATTTTGTAAAG GAATACCCAGAATATGTAGCATACAGAACCCCATTACCTTTTTGCGATGATTGGCTCAACCCGTACCTTGACCATTATCGGATGCATAGAAATCCAGATACATATCAAGAGAACAATGAAATATGTAGCTCTGACTATCGTTTTGTTTACATGGGAGCAAAAGGTTTGAGGATAGACGTGATGGACTCTTTTGAATGTCTTCTTAGATGTG GATCCTGGACTCCTCTTCATGCAGATGTTTTCAGGTCATACAGTTGGTCAGCAAATATTTGTGGGAAGAAGAAATGGATTTTTCTGTCTCCTTCTCAATGTCATCTTGTATTTGACAG GAACATGAAGAACACGGTTTATAACATTTTTGAGGATGTTAGTGAAACTCAATTTCCAGGTTTTAAGAAG GCTATCTGGCTCGAGTGCATTCAGaatcaaaatgaaattatCTTTGTACCTAGCAGATGGTATCATCAAGTACATAACCTG GAAGATACAATATCAATAAACCACAATTGGTTCAATGCATATAACCTTTCTTGGGTA TGGGATCTGCTTTGGGAAGATTACAAGGAGGCAAAGGAGTACATAGAAGACATCAGGGATATCTGCGATGATTTTGAAGGTGTCTGTCAGCGCAACCTTGCAGCTAACACAG TCAGAAAGAATTTTGCTAGATCTTCTGAAGCTGAAATTTGCTATGATGACTACCTTTTATCTTTGCTAAGGCTACGGTTGCATAAAGAAATCTCATTTT TGATTAATGCAGCACTACTCATAGTTCCCTTTGTGCTCGATTACGTAAGGCTATCTCAACTTAGTAAATCCTCTACTTCTGTTATTTAA
- the LOC8278919 gene encoding cell division cycle protein 48 homolog, whose product MADQGSSQPSSSSDPKSGKKDYSTAILERKKSPNRLVVDEAINDDNSVVSMHPDTMETLQLFRGDTVLIKGKKRKDTVCIVLADEQCEQPKIRMNKVVRANLRVRLGDVVSVHQCPDVKYGKRVHILPIDDTIEGVTGNIFDAYLKPYFLESYRPVRKGDLFLVRGGMRSVEFKVIETDPGEYCVVAPDTEIFCEGEPIKREDEERLNEVGYDDVGGVRKQMAQIRELVELPLRHPQLFKSIGVKPPKGILLYGPPGSGKTLIARAVANETGAFFFLINGPEIMSKLAGESESNLRKAFEEAEKNAPSIIFIDEIDSIAPKREKTHGEVERRIVSQLLTLMDGLKSRAHVIVMGATNRPNSIDPALRRFGRFDREIDIGVPDEVGRLEVLRIHTKNMKLAEEVDLERVAKDTHGYVGADLAALCTEAALQCIREKMDVIDLEDETIDAEVLNSMAVTNEHFQTALGTSNPSALRETVVEVPNVSWQDIGGLENVKRELQETVQYPVEHPEKFEKFGMSPSKGVLFYGPPGCGKTLLAKAIANECQANFISVKGPELLTMWFGESEANVREIFDKARQSAPCVLFFDELDSIATQRGSSVGDAGGAADRVLNQLLTEMDGMTAKKTVFIIGATNRPDIIDPALLRPGRLDQLIYIPLPDEASRLQIFKACLRKSPVSRDVELAALARYTHGFSGADITEICQRACKYAIRENIEKDIEREKRKQENPEAMEEDDVDEVPEIKPAHFEESMKYARRSVSDADIRKYQLFAQTLQQSRGFGTEFRFSDRTENTAAAGGASDPFASATTAGDDDDLYN is encoded by the exons ATGGCCGATCAAGGCTCTAGCCAGCCCTCTTCTTCTAGTGACCC GAAGAGCGGCAAGAAAGATTACTCAACTGCAATTTTGGAGAGAAAGAAGTCTCCTAACCGTCTTGTTGTTGATGAGGCTATTAATGATGACAATTCTGTGGTCTCTATGCATCCTGATACCATGGAAACGCTTCAACTTTTTAGAGGAGACACTGTGCTAATTAAG ggaaaaaagagaaaagacaCAGTTTGCATTGTTCTTGCTGATGAACAATGTGAACAACCCAAAATCAGAATGAACAAAGTTGTCAGAGCTAATCTTAGAGTACGGCTTGGTGACGTGGTGTCTGTTCATCAGTGCCCTGATGTGAAATATGGGAAGCGCGTTCACATCCTTCCAATTGATGATACTATTGAAGGGGTTACTGGCAATATTTTTGATGCATATTTAAAGC CATATTTCTTGGAATCTTATCGTCCGGTGAGGAAGGGCGATCTTTTCCTAGTCAGGGGTGGTATGCGCAGTGTTGAATTTAAAGTGATCGAGACAGACCCCGGTGAATACTGTGTTGTTGCACCCGACACTGAAATATTTTGTGAAGGAGAGCCAATCAAGCGTGAGGATGAGGAGAGATTGAATGAAGTCGGTTATGATGATGTTGGTGGAGTTAGGAAGCAAATGGCTCAGATTCGAGAACTAGTTGAACTTCCTCTTAGGCACCCACAGCTCTTCAAGTCAATTGGTGTGAAGCCTCCAAAAGGTATTTTGCTCTATGGACCACCTGGTTCTGGAAAAACACTCATTGCAAGAGCGGTAGCTAATGAGACAGGTGCATTCTTCTTTTTGATTAATGGCCCTGAGATCATGTCAAAGTTGGCCGGTGAGAGTGAGAGCAACTTGAGGAAGGCATTTGAGGAAGCTGAAAAGAATGCTCCGTCTATTATCTTTATTGATGAGATTGACTCTATAGCTCCAAAAAGGGAAAAGACTCATGGTGAAGTGGAGAGACGTATAGTGTCACAACTTCTGACATTAATGGATGGCCTTAAATCTCGGGCACATGTAATTGTCATGGGTGCTACCAATAGGCCAAACAGCATTGACCCAGCTCTGAGGAGATTTGGAAGATTTGATCGTGAGATTGACATTGGTGTGCCAGATGAAGTTGGACGTTTGGAAGTCCTCAGGATTCatacaaaaaatatgaaacttGCTGAAGAG gTTGATCTAGAAAGAGTTGCAAAAGATACCCATGGTTATGTTGGTGCAGATCTTGCTGCCCTTTGCACAGAGGCTGCTCTTCAGTGTATTAGGGAGAAAATGGATGTCATCGACTTGGAGGATGAAACAATTGATGCTGAGGTGTTAAATTCAATGGCTGTGACCAATGAACACTTCCAGACTGCATTGGGAACATCAAATCCATCAGCCTTACGTGAAACA GTTGTAGAGGTTCCTAATGTTTCATGGCAAGATATTGGTGGGCTGGAAAATGTTAAGAGAGAACTCCAAGAG ACGGTTCAATATCCTGTGGAACATCCGGAGAAGTTTGAGAAATTTGGCATGTCACCTTCCAAAGGTGTTCTCTTCTATGGACCCCCTGGTTGTGGTAAAACCTTGCTTGCAAAAGCAATTGCTAATGAGTGCCAGGCCAACTTTATTAGTGTCAAAGGTCCTGAGCTGCTGACTATGTGGTTTGGAGAAAGTGAAGCAAATGTGCGGGAAATATTTGACAAAGCACGGCAATCTGCTCCTTGTGTGCTTTTCTTCGATGAACTCGATTCCATTGCAACGCAG CGTGGCAGCTCTGTTGGAGATGCTGGGGGTGCTGCAGATAGAGTCTTAAATCAATTGCTGACAGAAATGGATGGAATGACAGCCAAGAAGACAGTTTTCATCATTGGGGCAACAAACAGACCAGATATTATTGACCCAGCATTGCTTAGGCCTGGTCGCTTGGACCAATTGATTTATATTCCTCTACCTGATGAAGCTTCCCGCCTTCAAATATTTAAAGCTTGTTTGCGCAAGTCACCGGTTTCTAGGGATGTTGAACTAGCAGCTCTTGCACGATATACTCATGGTTTCAGTGGTGCTGATATTACTGAAATTTGTCAGCGTGCTTGCAAATATGCTATTAGAGAAAACATTGAGAAG GACATTGAGAGGGAGAAAAGGAAGCAGGAGAACCCTGAGGCGATGGAAGAAGATGATGTCGATGAGGTCCCTGAGATAAAGCCTGCTCACTTTGAGGAATCCATGAAGTATGCCCGCAGAAGTGTTAGTGACGCCGACATCAGGAAGTATCAGCTCTTTGCTCAGACGCTACAGCAATCGCGTGGGTTTGGGACGGAGTTTCGGTTTTCAGATCGGACAGAGAATACTGCAGCAGCTGGAGGAGCTTCAGATCCATTTGCTTCAGCTACCACTGCTGGTGATGACGATGATCTCTATAACTAA